A region from the Vicia villosa cultivar HV-30 ecotype Madison, WI linkage group LG3, Vvil1.0, whole genome shotgun sequence genome encodes:
- the LOC131656029 gene encoding short-chain dehydrogenase TIC 32 B, chloroplastic-like isoform X1 → MKATLRYLAGIAGPSGFGSNSTAEHVTQNCSQFLPSNLTALITGGTSGIGAETARVLSKRGVRVVIGARDLKKGREVRESIQKESPNAEVILLEIDLSSFCSVQRFCSEFLALNLPLNILINNAGIFSQDLEFSEDKIEMTFATNYLGHFLLTEILLDKMIETAEKTSFEGRIINVSSVIHSWVKRNGFCFTHILNGKKYNYNGTRAYAQSKLANILHAKEIARQLKARNARVTMNAVHPGIVKTRIINKGLITDSLFFIASKLLKSTPQGASTTCYVALSPKIEGVSGRYFTDCNESKCSRLANDELEAQKLWNNTHALLQKRLHQATI, encoded by the exons aTGAAGGCAACATTGAGATACTTAGCAGGAATTGCAGGGCCTAGTGGTTTTGGCTCAAATTCAACTGCTGAACATGTTACTCAAAACTGCTCTCAGTTTCTTCCTTCCAATCTAACTGCTCTCATCACTG GTGGCACTTCTGGTATTGGAGCTGAAACAGCTAGAGTGTTATCAAAAAGAGGAGTGAGAGTTGTGATTGGTGCAAGAGATTTGAAGAAAGGAAGAGAAGTGAGAGAGAGTATTCAAAAAGAGAGTCCAAATGCTGAGGTTATTCTGTTGGAGATTGATCTTAGCTCTTTTTGTTCTGTACAAAGATTTTGTTCTGAGTTTTTAGCTTTAAATCTTCCACTTAATATTCTAAT AAACAATGCTGGCATATTCTCTCAAGATttggaattctctgaagacaaaatTGAGATGACATTTGCTACAAATTACTTAG GACATTTTTTGTTAACAGAAATCTTACTAGACAAAATGATTGAAACAGCAGAAAAAACAAGTTTTGAAGGAAGAATAATAAACGTTTCTTCTGTCATACATAGCTGGGTGAAGAGAAATGGTTTTTGTTTCACACACATACTCAATGGAAAAAAGTACAA CTATAATGGAACTCGAGCTTACGCGCAATCGAAATTGGCGAATATTTTGCATGCCAAAGAAATAGCCAGACAACTCAAG GCAAGGAATGCAAGAGTGACTATGAATGCAGTTCACCCTGGTATTGTGAAGACAAGAATTATTAACAAGGGCTTAATAACAG ATTCCTTATTTTTCATTGCATCAAAGTTGCTGAAATCTACACCACAGGGTGCATCAACAACATGTTATGTGGCTTTGAGTCCAAAAATAGAAGGGGTGAGTGGAAGATACTTTACAGATTGTAATGAGAGTAAGTGTTCTCGCTTAGCGAACGATGAATTAGAAGCTCAGAAGTTATGGAACAATACTCATGCATTGCTTCAAAAACGGCTGCATCAAGCGACAATTTGA
- the LOC131656029 gene encoding short-chain dehydrogenase TIC 32 B, chloroplastic-like isoform X2, which translates to MKATLRYLAGIAGPSGFGSNSTAEHVTQNCSQFLPSNLTALITGGTSGIGAETARVLSKRGVRVVIGARDLKKGREVRESIQKESPNAEVILLEIDLSSFCSVQRFCSEFLALNLPLNILINNAGIFSQDLEFSEDKIEMTFATNYLGHFLLTEILLDKMIETAEKTSFEGRIINVSSVIHSWVKRNGFCFTHILNGKNYNGTRAYAQSKLANILHAKEIARQLKARNARVTMNAVHPGIVKTRIINKGLITDSLFFIASKLLKSTPQGASTTCYVALSPKIEGVSGRYFTDCNESKCSRLANDELEAQKLWNNTHALLQKRLHQATI; encoded by the exons aTGAAGGCAACATTGAGATACTTAGCAGGAATTGCAGGGCCTAGTGGTTTTGGCTCAAATTCAACTGCTGAACATGTTACTCAAAACTGCTCTCAGTTTCTTCCTTCCAATCTAACTGCTCTCATCACTG GTGGCACTTCTGGTATTGGAGCTGAAACAGCTAGAGTGTTATCAAAAAGAGGAGTGAGAGTTGTGATTGGTGCAAGAGATTTGAAGAAAGGAAGAGAAGTGAGAGAGAGTATTCAAAAAGAGAGTCCAAATGCTGAGGTTATTCTGTTGGAGATTGATCTTAGCTCTTTTTGTTCTGTACAAAGATTTTGTTCTGAGTTTTTAGCTTTAAATCTTCCACTTAATATTCTAAT AAACAATGCTGGCATATTCTCTCAAGATttggaattctctgaagacaaaatTGAGATGACATTTGCTACAAATTACTTAG GACATTTTTTGTTAACAGAAATCTTACTAGACAAAATGATTGAAACAGCAGAAAAAACAAGTTTTGAAGGAAGAATAATAAACGTTTCTTCTGTCATACATAGCTGGGTGAAGAGAAATGGTTTTTGTTTCACACACATACTCAATGGAAAAAA CTATAATGGAACTCGAGCTTACGCGCAATCGAAATTGGCGAATATTTTGCATGCCAAAGAAATAGCCAGACAACTCAAG GCAAGGAATGCAAGAGTGACTATGAATGCAGTTCACCCTGGTATTGTGAAGACAAGAATTATTAACAAGGGCTTAATAACAG ATTCCTTATTTTTCATTGCATCAAAGTTGCTGAAATCTACACCACAGGGTGCATCAACAACATGTTATGTGGCTTTGAGTCCAAAAATAGAAGGGGTGAGTGGAAGATACTTTACAGATTGTAATGAGAGTAAGTGTTCTCGCTTAGCGAACGATGAATTAGAAGCTCAGAAGTTATGGAACAATACTCATGCATTGCTTCAAAAACGGCTGCATCAAGCGACAATTTGA